The following are encoded together in the Streptomyces rapamycinicus NRRL 5491 genome:
- a CDS encoding SixA phosphatase family protein produces the protein MSVDVPRRIVLLRHAKADWPQVADHERPLAERGRNDAPLAGRRIADAGLTPELTLCSTALRTRETWKLVVHELPQRPKTVYEERLYDAPVGQLIEVINETSDDITDLLVVGHNPGMHGLADALAGEADEDAKERMDRGAFPTSAFAVVTFSGSWKSVEVGCGRLTSFWAPHE, from the coding sequence ATGAGCGTCGATGTGCCCCGCAGGATTGTCCTCCTTCGACACGCCAAGGCCGACTGGCCCCAGGTGGCCGACCATGAGCGCCCGCTCGCGGAGCGCGGCCGCAATGACGCCCCGCTCGCCGGGCGCCGGATCGCGGACGCCGGTCTCACCCCCGAACTCACCCTCTGCTCCACCGCACTGCGCACCCGTGAGACCTGGAAGCTGGTGGTCCACGAGCTGCCGCAGCGCCCCAAGACCGTCTACGAGGAGCGGCTGTACGACGCCCCGGTCGGTCAGCTCATCGAGGTGATCAACGAGACTTCGGACGACATCACCGACCTGCTGGTCGTCGGTCACAACCCCGGGATGCACGGCCTGGCCGACGCGCTGGCGGGCGAGGCCGACGAGGACGCCAAGGAGCGCATGGACCGCGGCGCCTTCCCCACCTCCGCGTTCGCGGTCGTGACGTTCAGCGGTTCGTGGAAGTCGGTCGAGGTCGGCTGCGGGCGGCTGACCAGCTTCTGGGCGCCCCACGAGTGA
- a CDS encoding SGM_5486 family transporter-associated protein, whose protein sequence is MPVLDENPPNGQKKLLVIFGVMLGITVIIGVIATIASP, encoded by the coding sequence ATGCCAGTGCTCGATGAGAACCCCCCGAACGGCCAGAAGAAGCTCCTCGTCATCTTCGGCGTGATGCTGGGCATCACCGTGATCATCGGCGTGATCGCCACCATCGCCTCGCCCTGA
- a CDS encoding 4Fe-4S domain-containing protein, whose amino-acid sequence MDDWYVDDRCTNCDVARQLAPELISEVGGRSEVVRQPRDEAETRRLHTAVFACPTRSIRPASGRPDRALDPFPMALDDGVLICGHNSQHTAGANSYLLPRPSGTAMMIDTPRWSRELAGRYAASGPVTDVLLTHRDHAAHGRRYADHFGARLWIHEGDLDAAPDADQVIRGLEPVEIGPGVIAHPLPGHTLGSVLYLADDRYCFSGDSIYWSRALGDLAVAESVTWHSIEELAASLARVAGRLRFEWILPGHGDRRRLDADEMSRRLRALTERTGLLRPRPIDFTAVRW is encoded by the coding sequence ATGGACGACTGGTACGTGGACGACCGCTGCACCAACTGCGATGTCGCCCGGCAGTTGGCGCCCGAGCTGATCAGCGAGGTCGGCGGGCGGTCGGAGGTCGTGCGTCAGCCGCGCGACGAGGCGGAGACGCGGCGCCTGCATACCGCCGTGTTCGCCTGCCCCACCCGCTCGATCCGCCCGGCGTCCGGGCGGCCGGACCGGGCGCTCGACCCGTTCCCCATGGCCCTGGACGACGGTGTGCTGATCTGCGGCCACAACTCCCAGCACACCGCCGGGGCCAACTCCTATCTGCTGCCGCGGCCGTCCGGCACGGCGATGATGATCGACACACCGCGCTGGAGCCGGGAGCTGGCCGGACGTTACGCGGCGTCGGGCCCCGTCACCGATGTGCTGCTGACCCACCGCGACCACGCCGCCCACGGCCGTCGCTACGCGGATCACTTCGGCGCCCGGCTGTGGATCCACGAGGGCGACCTGGACGCGGCACCCGACGCGGACCAGGTGATCCGGGGCCTGGAGCCCGTGGAGATCGGCCCGGGGGTCATCGCCCATCCGCTGCCGGGCCACACCCTGGGCAGTGTGCTCTACCTCGCGGACGACCGGTACTGCTTCAGCGGTGACAGCATCTACTGGTCGCGCGCGCTCGGGGATCTGGCCGTGGCGGAGAGCGTGACCTGGCACTCCATCGAGGAGCTGGCCGCCTCACTGGCGAGGGTGGCCGGACGGCTGCGTTTCGAGTGGATCCTGCCGGGCCACGGGGACCGGCGCCGGCTGGATGCCGACGAGATGTCCCGGCGGCTGCGGGCGCTGACGGAGCGCACGGGGCTGCTGCGGCCCCGGCCGATCGACTTCACGGCCGTCCGATGGTGA
- a CDS encoding CynX/NimT family MFS transporter, giving the protein MHTPPSDDLATPETAASAPRPAEHGGPRRPASPWRGRVMAAGLMLAALNLRPAVTSLGPLLEEVRDDLGMSGTVAGVLTSVPAACFALFGLTAPRLARRWGPGAIVCAGLAAIATGLLLRPFAGGTVVFLAASALALAGIAVSNILMPVIVKRWFPDRVGAMTGLYSMGLSLGTAAAAAATVPMTDALGGSWRSGLGVWALLAAVALVPWLFLARAARGGASGPEAGATDTDAPAAAPASAPAMRITRSPLAWAMAVFFGFQATAAYISMGWMPQIFRDAGVSASTSGLLLAVMMAMGVPLAFVLPRIAARLRHQGVLVVILGVFGLTGYAGLWLAPAGGAWAWAVLLGIANCAFPLALTMIGMRTRTHAGVVRLSAFAQSVGYLLSIPGPLLVGVLYQHSGGWGQPLALMAGFMVPQIVAGVLAGRDRHLEDEV; this is encoded by the coding sequence ATGCATACGCCCCCGTCTGACGACCTCGCGACGCCCGAGACCGCCGCCTCCGCGCCCCGCCCGGCGGAACACGGAGGACCGCGCCGTCCGGCCTCGCCCTGGCGCGGCCGCGTCATGGCGGCAGGGCTCATGCTCGCCGCGCTCAACCTCCGCCCCGCCGTCACCAGTCTCGGCCCGCTGCTCGAAGAGGTCCGCGACGACCTCGGGATGAGCGGCACCGTCGCCGGAGTGCTCACCTCCGTGCCCGCGGCCTGCTTCGCGCTCTTCGGGCTCACCGCGCCCCGGCTGGCCCGGCGCTGGGGGCCGGGGGCCATCGTCTGCGCCGGGCTCGCCGCCATCGCCACCGGCCTGCTGCTGCGCCCCTTCGCCGGCGGGACCGTGGTCTTCCTGGCCGCCAGCGCGCTCGCCCTGGCCGGGATCGCGGTGAGCAACATCCTGATGCCGGTGATCGTCAAGCGCTGGTTCCCGGACCGGGTCGGCGCGATGACCGGGCTGTACTCGATGGGCCTGTCGCTGGGCACGGCCGCCGCCGCGGCGGCCACCGTGCCGATGACCGACGCGCTGGGCGGCTCCTGGCGGAGCGGGCTCGGGGTGTGGGCGCTGCTCGCCGCGGTGGCGCTGGTGCCCTGGCTGTTCCTCGCCCGTGCCGCCCGCGGGGGTGCGAGCGGCCCGGAAGCGGGCGCCACGGATACGGACGCACCCGCCGCGGCCCCGGCCAGTGCCCCCGCGATGCGCATCACCCGCTCCCCCCTCGCCTGGGCGATGGCCGTCTTCTTCGGCTTCCAGGCCACCGCCGCGTACATCTCCATGGGCTGGATGCCGCAGATCTTCCGGGACGCGGGGGTCTCCGCCTCCACCTCGGGTCTGCTTCTGGCCGTGATGATGGCGATGGGCGTGCCGCTCGCCTTCGTCCTGCCGCGGATCGCCGCCCGGCTGCGGCACCAGGGCGTCCTGGTCGTCATCCTCGGCGTCTTCGGGCTCACCGGTTACGCCGGGCTGTGGCTGGCCCCGGCCGGGGGCGCCTGGGCGTGGGCCGTGCTGCTCGGCATCGCCAACTGCGCCTTCCCGCTCGCCCTCACCATGATCGGCATGCGGACCAGGACCCACGCGGGCGTCGTCCGGCTGTCGGCCTTCGCGCAGAGCGTCGGCTATCTGCTCTCCATCCCGGGCCCGCTGCTGGTCGGCGTGCTCTACCAGCACAGCGGCGGCTGGGGGCAGCCGCTCGCGCTGATGGCCGGGTTCATGGTGCCGCAGATCGTCGCGGGCGTACTGGCCGGACGCGACCGCCACCTCGAGGACGAGGTCTGA
- a CDS encoding SseB family protein has protein sequence MPEREKWAALRKARLYFQRPEEPGFLVSETAEGGPLVPVFTSVEGLARFAGACGWASTTVEDLVGLLPEGVRALVDPLGERPFLLDARTLRDADGQEAESPEEEGAGHGGS, from the coding sequence ATGCCGGAGCGCGAGAAGTGGGCGGCGCTGCGGAAGGCGCGGCTGTACTTCCAGCGCCCGGAGGAACCGGGCTTCCTGGTCTCGGAGACCGCCGAAGGCGGTCCGCTCGTGCCGGTCTTCACCTCAGTCGAAGGGCTCGCCCGCTTCGCGGGGGCGTGCGGATGGGCGTCCACGACCGTCGAGGATCTGGTGGGTCTGCTGCCCGAGGGCGTACGGGCGCTGGTGGATCCGCTGGGCGAGCGCCCCTTCCTGCTGGACGCGCGGACGTTGCGCGACGCGGACGGCCAGGAAGCGGAAAGTCCCGAGGAGGAGGGGGCTGGGCATGGCGGATCCTGA
- a CDS encoding putative T7SS-secreted protein, whose protein sequence is MGDPDAGRAPQIRIPEDAKPKDLIPGNPDDIDDLVLELRAYAGAFQDGKDKLRPLELADWSGKGASEFRKSVDRLPKELTSGHDQFTHAASALAAYATKLRSVQKRCEPIIEDADAARAASKAYGKKVDSYNDAVTRGDEQLPEKPSETDPGIAAMEGCVGRLDKLIEELQLVVDASKKKIDKAAEKAPNKPSNWQKVGGGLKDGLWKVHHGILGVAELPASLLKGDAQGFAMQLAGMVDGAAYAAQHPKEFAKAVTNWDMWSKDPLRAAGEITPSLLLALATGGASALRKELQTGRTAAQRLAARKKVLGRDGEASGRADSEGTHDRHTHDRDCEDDPVDVATGEMVMPATDVSLPGALPLVLERTFVSGHTCGGWFGRTWAATLDQRLELDADGIVFVTADGMVLRYGVPTPGEDTYPARGPRWPLRWDGAAGGTMRIEIPEQARTLHFDPLAGNELPLARIEDRNGRSITFAYEEDGTPREVAHSGGYRIAIDTDPELMRVTGLRLLGVGDAEEGTPLVAFGYNEAGDLTQVFNSAAEPMRFTYDDQHRVTSWTDRNGTSFGYVYDHRGRVLRTIGSDDMMTGRFHYDEASRTTVYTDSLGHRITYVFDEAHRAVARTDALGRTTRTEWDPETRRLPLSVTDPLGHTTRYAYDDSGNLIRVTRPDGTVATATYDAYGRPLEVREPDGAVWRHAYDERGNRVRTTDPMGAETHYTYDESGNLTSVTDALGHTVTVVCNAAGLPVEVTDASGNTTRVRRGTHGRITRVTDPLGHVTRQGWTIEGKPAWRTRPDGSRETWAWDAEGNLAEHTDPAGNTTRHTHTHFDLPATRTDPDGATYAFTYDTELRLTGVTNPQGRTWTYTYDGAGQVVSETDFNGRTLSYEHDAAGRLISRKNGAGEALAYARDALGRTVATRTADGTETTFAYDAASRLTRAANPDTELHRTYDARGRVLSEAIGDRTTSYAYDASGNRTERITPSGLRSTWTYDATGRPTTLTTADNSLHFAYDAAGRETSRTFGDDVTLTQAWDALDRLTGQTVTGPANTLIQHRAYAYRPDDHLTEIRELTSGTRSFDLDPVGRVTAVHAHGWTETYAYDAAGNLTHATAPGHEATGDREFTGTVIHRAGRTTYEHDAQGRLTRRTRKLLNGQTRIWTYTWSPEDRLTDATTPDGDHWHYTYDPLGRRTTKQRVAENGTAADRIDFTWDGTRLAEQTATDGTTLTWDYAPDTHRPLTQTERHTPREPAAETSPVLRRLTDTTPQSEYDARFHAIITDLVGTPTELVTPDGIVAWQHRTTLWGTPLPPPPDSADCPLRFPGQYADPETGLHYNYFRHYDPETARYASPDPLGLEPSPNHHAYVSNPSAWVDPHGLATCDRHFQNRKEAFNAAKDLADVPRSQQPTRQWTVGNDPAQRHRSSNYVYDTNLGSSGRYYQFETPQGTRLVIEHTSDPNAPSPHFHAGQPKGGGSDVDMRGQRYQQVGQKHHLYYP, encoded by the coding sequence ATGGGCGATCCGGACGCGGGGCGGGCCCCGCAGATACGGATACCGGAGGACGCCAAGCCCAAGGATCTGATCCCCGGCAATCCGGACGACATCGACGACCTGGTGCTGGAGCTTCGCGCGTACGCGGGAGCCTTCCAGGACGGCAAGGACAAGCTGCGGCCGCTGGAGCTGGCGGACTGGTCCGGCAAGGGCGCGAGCGAGTTCCGGAAGTCAGTCGACCGGCTGCCGAAGGAACTGACCTCGGGCCATGACCAGTTCACCCATGCGGCGAGCGCGCTGGCGGCGTACGCCACCAAGCTGCGGTCGGTGCAGAAGCGGTGTGAGCCGATCATCGAGGACGCGGACGCGGCGCGGGCGGCGTCCAAGGCGTACGGCAAGAAGGTCGACTCGTACAACGACGCGGTGACGCGCGGGGACGAGCAGCTGCCGGAGAAGCCCTCGGAGACCGATCCGGGCATCGCCGCGATGGAGGGGTGTGTCGGTCGGCTGGACAAGCTGATCGAGGAGTTGCAGCTGGTCGTCGACGCGTCGAAGAAGAAGATCGACAAGGCGGCGGAGAAGGCCCCGAACAAGCCGAGCAACTGGCAGAAGGTCGGGGGCGGCCTCAAGGACGGGCTGTGGAAGGTCCACCACGGCATCCTGGGCGTGGCCGAGCTCCCCGCCTCGCTCCTCAAGGGCGACGCCCAGGGCTTCGCGATGCAGCTGGCCGGCATGGTGGACGGCGCGGCGTACGCGGCCCAGCACCCCAAGGAGTTCGCGAAGGCGGTCACGAACTGGGACATGTGGTCCAAGGACCCGCTGCGCGCGGCGGGCGAGATCACCCCGTCGCTGCTGCTCGCCCTGGCCACGGGCGGTGCGAGCGCGCTGCGCAAGGAGCTCCAGACGGGCAGGACCGCCGCCCAGCGGCTGGCGGCCCGCAAGAAGGTCCTGGGCCGGGACGGCGAGGCGTCCGGGCGGGCGGACAGCGAGGGCACGCACGACCGCCACACCCACGACAGGGACTGCGAGGACGACCCGGTCGACGTCGCGACCGGCGAGATGGTCATGCCGGCCACGGATGTGTCCCTGCCCGGGGCGCTCCCCCTGGTCCTGGAGCGCACCTTCGTCTCCGGGCACACCTGCGGCGGCTGGTTCGGCCGCACCTGGGCGGCCACGCTCGACCAGCGGCTGGAGCTGGACGCGGACGGGATCGTGTTCGTCACGGCCGACGGGATGGTGCTGCGCTACGGGGTGCCGACGCCCGGGGAGGACACCTACCCGGCGCGGGGCCCGCGCTGGCCGCTGCGCTGGGACGGCGCGGCGGGCGGCACGATGCGGATCGAGATACCGGAGCAGGCCCGCACACTGCACTTCGACCCGCTGGCGGGCAACGAGCTCCCCCTGGCGAGGATCGAGGACCGCAACGGCCGGTCCATCACCTTCGCGTACGAGGAGGACGGCACGCCGCGCGAGGTGGCGCACTCCGGCGGGTACCGCATCGCGATCGACACCGATCCGGAGCTGATGCGCGTCACGGGGCTGCGGCTCCTGGGCGTGGGCGACGCCGAGGAGGGCACCCCGCTGGTCGCCTTCGGCTACAACGAGGCGGGGGACTTGACCCAGGTCTTCAACTCGGCCGCCGAGCCGATGCGGTTCACCTACGACGACCAGCACCGCGTCACATCATGGACCGACCGCAACGGCACCAGCTTCGGGTACGTCTATGACCACCGGGGCCGGGTGCTGCGCACCATCGGCTCGGACGACATGATGACCGGCCGCTTCCACTACGACGAGGCGTCCCGCACCACCGTCTACACGGACTCGCTCGGCCACCGCATCACGTATGTCTTCGACGAGGCGCACCGGGCGGTGGCCCGCACCGATGCCCTGGGCCGCACCACCCGCACCGAATGGGACCCGGAAACGCGCCGCCTGCCGCTGTCGGTGACGGACCCGCTGGGCCACACCACACGCTACGCGTACGACGACTCCGGCAACCTGATACGCGTCACCCGCCCGGACGGCACGGTGGCCACGGCCACGTACGACGCGTACGGCAGGCCGCTGGAGGTCCGGGAACCGGACGGGGCCGTGTGGCGCCACGCCTACGACGAACGGGGCAACCGCGTCCGGACGACGGACCCGATGGGCGCGGAAACGCACTACACGTACGACGAGTCGGGGAACCTGACCTCGGTCACGGACGCACTGGGCCACACGGTGACCGTGGTGTGCAACGCGGCTGGCCTGCCGGTAGAAGTCACCGACGCATCGGGCAACACGACACGGGTCCGCCGGGGCACCCACGGCCGTATCACCCGCGTCACCGACCCCCTGGGCCACGTCACCCGCCAAGGCTGGACCATCGAGGGCAAGCCCGCCTGGCGCACCCGGCCGGACGGCAGCCGCGAAACCTGGGCCTGGGACGCCGAGGGCAACCTCGCCGAACACACCGACCCCGCGGGCAACACCACCCGCCACACCCACACCCACTTCGACCTCCCGGCGACGCGGACCGACCCGGACGGGGCGACATATGCCTTCACCTACGACACCGAGCTGCGCCTGACCGGGGTCACGAACCCGCAGGGCCGGACGTGGACGTACACGTACGACGGGGCGGGGCAGGTCGTCTCGGAAACGGACTTCAACGGCCGCACGCTGTCGTACGAGCACGACGCGGCAGGCCGCCTGATATCCCGGAAGAACGGCGCGGGCGAAGCACTGGCCTACGCACGTGACGCGCTGGGCCGCACAGTCGCCACCCGCACGGCGGACGGCACGGAGACGACGTTCGCGTACGACGCGGCGAGCCGCCTGACGCGGGCGGCGAACCCGGACACGGAGCTGCACCGCACGTATGACGCGCGGGGCCGGGTCCTGAGCGAGGCGATCGGCGACCGTACGACGTCGTACGCGTACGACGCGTCGGGCAACCGCACGGAGCGGATCACCCCGAGCGGCCTGCGCTCGACCTGGACGTACGACGCGACAGGCCGCCCGACGACCCTCACCACGGCGGACAACTCCCTGCACTTCGCGTACGACGCGGCGGGCCGGGAAACGTCCCGCACCTTCGGCGACGACGTGACCCTGACCCAGGCGTGGGACGCCCTGGACCGCCTGACGGGCCAGACCGTCACCGGCCCGGCCAACACCCTGATCCAGCATCGGGCGTACGCCTACCGCCCGGACGACCACCTCACCGAAATCCGCGAGCTGACGTCCGGGACCCGCAGCTTCGACCTCGACCCGGTCGGCCGCGTGACGGCGGTCCACGCCCACGGCTGGACCGAGACCTACGCCTACGACGCGGCGGGCAACCTGACGCACGCCACGGCCCCGGGCCATGAGGCCACCGGCGACCGGGAGTTCACCGGCACGGTGATCCACCGAGCGGGCCGCACGACGTACGAACACGACGCCCAAGGCCGCCTCACCCGCCGCACCCGCAAACTCCTGAACGGCCAGACCCGCATCTGGACCTACACCTGGAGCCCCGAAGACCGCCTGACGGACGCGACAACCCCGGACGGCGACCACTGGCACTACACATACGACCCACTGGGCCGCCGCACCACGAAACAACGCGTCGCGGAGAACGGCACGGCCGCCGACCGAATCGACTTCACCTGGGACGGCACCCGCCTGGCCGAACAGACGGCGACCGACGGCACGACCCTGACGTGGGACTACGCCCCGGACACCCACCGCCCCCTGACCCAAACCGAGCGCCACACGCCGCGTGAGCCAGCGGCGGAAACATCACCGGTCCTCCGCCGCTTGACCGATACGACCCCGCAATCGGAATACGACGCCCGCTTCCACGCCATCATCACCGACCTGGTCGGCACCCCAACGGAACTTGTCACCCCCGACGGCATCGTCGCCTGGCAACACCGCACCACCCTCTGGGGCACCCCCCTCCCCCCCCCACCCGACTCGGCCGACTGCCCCCTCCGCTTCCCCGGCCAATACGCCGACCCGGAAACCGGCCTCCACTACAACTACTTCCGCCACTACGACCCGGAGACAGCGCGATACGCGTCCCCTGATCCGTTGGGCCTGGAGCCCTCGCCTAATCACCACGCCTATGTTTCCAATCCATCGGCGTGGGTGGATCCCCATGGACTAGCGACGTGCGACAGGCACTTCCAAAATCGCAAAGAAGCATTTAATGCAGCAAAAGACTTGGCAGACGTCCCCCGGAGCCAACAACCCACTCGCCAATGGACTGTGGGCAACGATCCGGCCCAACGTCACAGGAGCAGCAACTATGTGTACGACACGAACCTCGGGTCGAGTGGGCGCTACTATCAGTTTGAGACACCGCAAGGCACTCGATTGGTCATCGAACACACTAGTGATCCGAATGCGCCGAGTCCGCACTTTCATGCTGGGCAGCCCAAGGGCGGAGGTTCGGACGTGGATATGAGGGGCCAGCGGTACCAACAGGTCGGACAGAAACATCACCTTTACTATCCCTGA
- the fabI gene encoding enoyl-ACP reductase FabI, with the protein MSGILAGKRILVTGVITEASIAFHAAKLAQEEGAEVILTGFGRVSLVERIAKRLPKPAPVIELDVQNQEQLDGLADKVREHLGEGVDLDGVVHSIAFGPQGAFNFLEGTWEDVGTAVHVSAYSLKALTMACLPVMPRGGSIVGLTFDAQFAWPKYDWMGVAKAALESTNRYLARDLGEQNVRCNLVSAGPIKSMAAKSIPGFEELADVWNHRAPIGWDLTDPEPAGRGVVALLSDWFPRTTGEIVHVDGGVHMMGA; encoded by the coding sequence ATGAGTGGAATTCTCGCTGGTAAGCGCATCCTGGTCACGGGCGTCATCACCGAGGCGTCCATCGCCTTCCACGCCGCCAAGCTGGCCCAGGAGGAGGGCGCCGAGGTCATCCTCACCGGCTTCGGCCGGGTCTCCCTCGTCGAGCGGATCGCCAAGCGGCTGCCCAAGCCCGCCCCGGTCATCGAGCTGGACGTGCAGAACCAGGAGCAGCTGGACGGCCTGGCCGACAAGGTGCGCGAGCACCTGGGCGAGGGTGTCGACCTCGACGGCGTGGTGCACTCCATCGCCTTCGGCCCGCAGGGCGCGTTCAACTTCCTCGAGGGCACCTGGGAGGACGTCGGCACGGCCGTGCATGTCTCGGCCTACTCGCTCAAGGCGCTCACCATGGCGTGCCTGCCGGTCATGCCCCGCGGCGGCTCGATCGTCGGTCTGACCTTCGACGCCCAGTTCGCCTGGCCGAAGTACGACTGGATGGGCGTGGCCAAGGCCGCCCTGGAGTCGACCAACCGCTACCTCGCCCGCGACCTCGGCGAGCAGAACGTCCGCTGCAACCTGGTCTCCGCCGGGCCCATCAAGTCCATGGCCGCGAAGTCCATCCCCGGCTTCGAGGAGCTCGCGGACGTGTGGAACCACCGGGCCCCGATCGGCTGGGACCTGACCGACCCGGAGCCGGCCGGCCGCGGCGTCGTCGCCCTGCTGTCCGACTGGTTCCCGCGCACCACGGGCGAGATCGTGCATGTCGACGGCGGTGTGCACATGATGGGTGCCTGA
- a CDS encoding FadR/GntR family transcriptional regulator, whose translation MPLTSPRRSALADQVIAQLRAQITSGEWPVGSRIPTEPELVEQLGVARNTVREAVRALAHNGLLDIRQGSGTYVLATSELAGVMRRRFAAADPRHVAELRSALETKAAHLAAARRTEQDLKQLDAQLDRREGAWEAGDPDAFVEADATLHMAVVAAAHNDVLAELYADLGAVVRDFLRADVDSGMGPDTYVDHGRLVEAIREGDGERAAAEASTHPFGCRFRSR comes from the coding sequence ATGCCGCTGACCTCGCCCCGGCGCTCCGCCCTCGCCGACCAGGTGATCGCCCAGCTACGTGCCCAGATCACCTCGGGCGAGTGGCCGGTGGGCTCGCGGATCCCCACCGAGCCCGAGCTGGTCGAGCAGCTCGGGGTCGCGCGCAACACCGTACGGGAGGCCGTGCGCGCCCTCGCGCACAACGGGCTGCTGGACATCCGCCAGGGCTCGGGCACATACGTCCTGGCGACCAGCGAACTGGCCGGGGTGATGCGCCGCCGCTTCGCAGCCGCCGACCCCCGTCATGTGGCCGAGCTGCGCAGCGCGCTGGAGACCAAGGCGGCCCACCTGGCCGCGGCGCGCCGTACCGAGCAGGACCTCAAGCAGCTGGACGCCCAGCTGGACCGGCGCGAGGGGGCCTGGGAGGCGGGCGACCCGGACGCCTTCGTCGAGGCGGACGCCACCTTGCACATGGCGGTCGTGGCAGCCGCGCACAACGATGTGCTGGCCGAGCTGTACGCGGATCTGGGCGCGGTCGTACGGGACTTCCTGCGCGCGGACGTCGACAGCGGGATGGGCCCGGACACGTATGTGGACCACGGGCGGCTGGTGGAGGCGATCCGGGAGGGGGACGGGGAGCGGGCGGCGGCCGAGGCCAGCACCCACCCGTTCGGCTGCCGTTTCCGGAGCCGCTGA
- the fabG gene encoding 3-oxoacyl-[acyl-carrier-protein] reductase, whose product MSRSVLVTGGNRGIGLAIARAFADAGDKVAITYRSGEPPAGFLAVKCDITEPEQVEQAYKEIEEKHGTVEVLVANAGVTRDQLLMRMSEEDFAAVLETNLTGTFRVVKRANRGMLRARKGRVVLISSVVGLMGSAGQANYAASKAGLVGFARSLARELGSRNITVNVVAPGFVDTDMTRALSDDQRENIVKQVPLARYAQPEEIAASVRFLASDEAAYITGAVIPVDGGLGMGH is encoded by the coding sequence TTGAGCCGCTCGGTTCTCGTCACCGGAGGCAACCGCGGCATCGGCCTCGCCATCGCCCGTGCCTTCGCCGACGCTGGCGACAAGGTCGCCATCACCTACCGGTCCGGTGAGCCGCCGGCCGGCTTCCTCGCGGTCAAGTGCGACATCACCGAGCCGGAGCAGGTCGAGCAGGCGTACAAGGAGATCGAGGAGAAGCACGGCACGGTCGAGGTCCTGGTGGCCAACGCCGGGGTCACCCGCGACCAGCTGCTGATGCGGATGTCCGAGGAGGACTTCGCCGCCGTCCTCGAGACCAACCTCACGGGCACGTTCCGCGTGGTCAAGCGGGCCAACCGGGGGATGCTGCGGGCCCGTAAGGGGCGCGTGGTGCTGATCTCGTCGGTCGTCGGGCTGATGGGGTCGGCCGGTCAGGCGAACTACGCCGCGTCCAAGGCGGGCCTGGTGGGCTTCGCCCGTTCCCTCGCCCGTGAGCTGGGCTCGCGCAACATCACCGTCAATGTGGTCGCGCCCGGTTTCGTCGACACGGACATGACGCGCGCGCTCAGCGACGACCAGCGCGAGAACATCGTGAAGCAGGTACCGCTCGCGCGTTACGCGCAGCCCGAGGAGATCGCCGCCTCGGTCCGCTTCCTGGCCTCCGACGAGGCCGCGTACATCACTGGAGCCGTCATCCCTGTCGACGGCGGATTGGGCATGGGTCACTGA